One window of Pseudomonas urmiensis genomic DNA carries:
- a CDS encoding response regulator produces the protein MTCRLLLVDDHSLIRAGVRALVSDIPGYLVVGEADDGDQLLDLVKRLNPDIVLLDISMRSTSGLDALTYLRANGHTCKVLILSMHTDPELIMRALESGAHGYLLKDTTATELEQALTALRADERYLSPAIAHTVINQALLHAQNGKPLGADRHNLTARQLEILRLIVRGKSTREIANGLGLSIKTVETHRSQIMKRLQIYDVAGLVLFAVREKIISLDD, from the coding sequence ATGACCTGTAGATTATTGCTGGTGGATGACCACTCGCTCATCCGCGCGGGCGTTCGCGCCTTGGTTTCCGACATCCCGGGCTATCTGGTGGTCGGCGAAGCCGATGATGGCGATCAATTGCTCGACCTGGTTAAGCGCTTGAATCCAGACATCGTGCTGCTGGACATTTCCATGCGCTCGACCAGTGGCCTGGATGCACTGACCTACCTGCGCGCCAACGGCCACACCTGCAAAGTGCTGATTCTGTCAATGCACACCGATCCAGAGCTGATCATGCGCGCGCTGGAAAGCGGCGCTCATGGCTACCTGCTCAAGGACACCACTGCTACTGAACTGGAGCAGGCGCTCACTGCATTGCGCGCCGATGAGCGCTATCTGAGCCCGGCGATTGCGCACACGGTAATCAATCAGGCCCTGCTACACGCGCAAAATGGCAAGCCGCTTGGCGCCGACCGCCACAACCTTACCGCACGCCAATTGGAGATCCTGCGGCTGATCGTGCGTGGCAAGTCGACCCGGGAAATCGCCAACGGCCTGGGCCTTTCGATCAAAACCGTGGAAACCCACCGCTCGCAGATCATGAAGCGCCTGCAGATCTACGATGTCGCCGGCCTGGTACTGTTTGCCGTGCGCGAGAAGATCATCAGTCTGGACGACTAA
- the yegS gene encoding lipid kinase YegS, with the protein MGERKAMLVLHGKQALNEQVREAVGAMRERGWTLDVRLTWEGGDAQRLVSEALQAGYSHIVAGGGDGTLRDVAEAMAQASSHASLVLLPLGTANDFAKAAGIPLEPAEALVLLEQPAHSIDLGRVGDQLFLNMATAGFGSQVTANTSEDLKKVLGAAAYLFTGLSRFSELQAASVELQGPDFQWQGDLLALGIGNGRQAGGGHVLCPDALADDGLLDIGILPAPQEMVGALRDLLAGEGLFVRARLPWVEIKSSQGLDINLDGEPLQADSLRFEVLPSALRVHLPAGSPVLSRPD; encoded by the coding sequence ATGGGCGAGCGCAAGGCAATGTTGGTCCTGCACGGCAAGCAGGCCTTGAATGAGCAAGTGCGCGAGGCGGTCGGCGCCATGCGTGAACGGGGCTGGACCCTGGATGTGCGCTTGACTTGGGAAGGCGGCGATGCACAGCGTCTGGTCAGCGAAGCGCTGCAGGCCGGTTACAGCCATATCGTCGCCGGTGGCGGCGACGGTACGCTGCGGGACGTCGCCGAGGCCATGGCGCAGGCCAGTAGCCACGCCAGCCTGGTGCTGTTACCGCTGGGTACCGCCAACGATTTCGCCAAGGCTGCCGGCATACCTCTGGAGCCCGCCGAGGCGTTGGTTTTGCTCGAACAGCCAGCGCATTCGATCGACCTGGGCAGGGTTGGCGATCAACTGTTCCTGAACATGGCCACCGCAGGCTTTGGTAGCCAAGTCACGGCCAATACCTCTGAGGATCTGAAAAAGGTCTTGGGCGCTGCCGCCTACCTGTTCACCGGACTGTCGCGTTTCAGCGAGCTGCAAGCGGCCTCGGTCGAACTGCAAGGGCCGGATTTCCAATGGCAGGGGGATTTATTGGCATTAGGGATTGGCAACGGTCGTCAGGCCGGCGGCGGGCATGTGCTGTGCCCGGACGCACTGGCCGATGACGGCCTGCTCGATATTGGCATCCTGCCCGCCCCGCAGGAAATGGTCGGCGCCTTGCGAGACCTGTTGGCCGGAGAGGGGCTATTCGTTCGTGCGCGCTTGCCTTGGGTGGAGATCAAAAGCTCGCAGGGCCTGGACATCAATCTCGATGGCGAGCCGCTGCAGGCGGACAGCTTGCGTTTCGAGGTGCTGCCCTCGGCCTTGCGGGTGCATTTGCCAGCAGGCTCGCCGGTGCTTAGTCGTCCAGACTGA
- a CDS encoding mannose-1-phosphate guanylyltransferase/mannose-6-phosphate isomerase — protein MSVLIPCIIAGGAGTRLWPVSREAMPKPFMRLPDGESLLQKTFARASALAGVERVLTVTNRDVFFRTQDEYRQVNAFNVALDYILEPCGRNTAPAIAAAALHCARHYGEDSVLLILPADHLIQDLPAFEQAVAQAAQLAHQDWLCTFGLRPSRAETGFGYIEQGQALEQLGHKVARFVEKPDAQTAQAYLDGGRHLWNAGMFCLRVDTLLRELQAHAPEVLESVAQCMQVSSVKQGDRALQVELDPDSFAQAPDISIDYALMEQSTQVAVVPCELGWSDIGSWEAVRELRETDPQGNHCNGETVLHDVSNCYIDAPRRLVGAVGLDNLIVIDTPDALLIADAARSQEVKVIAQQLKRQGHEAYRLHRTVTRPWGTYTVLEEGPRFKIKRIMVRPGESLSLQMHHHRSEHWIVVSGIACVTNGEEEFLLDTNESTFIKPGRTHRLTNPGVIDLVMIEVQSGEYLGEDDIVRFTDIYGRAPAAAVS, from the coding sequence ATGAGCGTTCTGATCCCCTGTATCATCGCTGGCGGTGCCGGCACACGTCTTTGGCCGGTTTCCCGCGAGGCCATGCCCAAGCCGTTCATGCGTCTGCCAGACGGCGAGAGCCTGCTGCAGAAGACCTTTGCCCGCGCCAGTGCCCTCGCGGGCGTGGAACGGGTATTGACGGTGACCAACCGCGATGTGTTCTTCCGCACTCAAGATGAATATCGCCAGGTCAACGCGTTCAACGTCGCCCTGGACTACATCCTTGAACCCTGTGGGCGCAACACCGCGCCCGCCATCGCCGCCGCGGCGCTGCACTGCGCGCGCCACTATGGCGAGGATAGCGTGCTGCTGATTCTGCCGGCCGACCACCTGATCCAGGATCTGCCCGCCTTCGAGCAAGCGGTCGCCCAGGCCGCGCAACTGGCCCATCAAGATTGGCTGTGTACCTTTGGCTTGCGCCCCAGCCGTGCAGAAACCGGCTTTGGCTACATCGAGCAGGGCCAGGCGCTGGAGCAGCTTGGCCATAAAGTCGCGCGCTTCGTCGAAAAACCCGATGCGCAAACCGCGCAAGCCTACCTCGACGGCGGTCGCCACCTGTGGAACGCCGGCATGTTCTGCCTACGCGTCGACACCCTGCTGCGCGAGCTGCAAGCGCATGCGCCAGAAGTGCTGGAAAGCGTAGCTCAGTGCATGCAGGTCAGTTCGGTCAAGCAAGGTGATCGCGCCCTGCAAGTGGAGCTCGACCCAGACAGCTTCGCCCAGGCCCCCGATATCTCCATCGACTATGCACTGATGGAGCAATCGACCCAGGTCGCCGTCGTCCCTTGCGAGCTGGGCTGGAGCGATATCGGCAGCTGGGAAGCGGTTCGCGAGCTGCGCGAGACCGACCCCCAAGGCAACCACTGCAATGGCGAGACCGTGCTGCACGACGTCAGCAACTGCTACATCGACGCACCTCGGCGCCTGGTGGGGGCAGTCGGCCTGGACAACCTGATTGTCATCGACACCCCGGATGCCTTGCTGATCGCCGATGCCGCGCGCAGCCAAGAGGTCAAGGTGATCGCCCAGCAACTCAAGCGCCAGGGCCATGAAGCCTACCGCCTGCACCGCACCGTCACCCGCCCCTGGGGCACCTACACCGTGCTCGAAGAAGGCCCGCGCTTCAAGATCAAGCGGATCATGGTGCGCCCGGGTGAATCGCTGTCGTTGCAGATGCATCACCATCGCAGCGAGCACTGGATCGTGGTCAGCGGTATCGCCTGCGTGACCAATGGTGAAGAGGAGTTCCTGCTCGACACCAACGAGTCGACCTTCATCAAGCCCGGCCGCACCCACCGCCTGACCAACCCCGGGGTGATCGACCTGGTGATGATCGAAGTGCAAAGCGGTGAGTACTTGGGCGAAGACGACATCGTACGCTTTACTGATATCTATGGACGCGCCCCGGCAGCAGCGGTCAGCTGA